The Brachypodium distachyon chloroplast, complete genome DNA window TATCGAAATGATTCGAACTGTTTCAAAGACCCAACATGCATTTTTTTGCATTGGGCTCTTTCATCAACTGATTTAAAGATCAGTTAGTCCACCATAGTTTTTCTTTACGGAAAGATAATGAGATGGCTCCCTGTGCTCTGATTGATTATTTGTATTATGGTCTATCTAGGAGCAATACCAAAGTGTTTCAAAGGAGGATTACCTTGACTTAGGTCTGCCTCCGGCCTAAATTAAATCAACCTAAGTGAAATGGAGTCTCTATCGTTCCACTGCAAGAGTTAACTATGAGACTTCATACACCTTAAAGTTCATAGAACGAAAAGAAGTTTTTTGGAGGCCCTTATCCTCATTACGCCTAGCATTTAGTGGGCTGGATATTTACCTTATCAACTAGCAAATCCATAAGGGTTCGATTTGATTAGGCACCAGAATGGGGACCTGAATCGGACTGAACTGACTCTTTGTCAGGCTACTGTTCTCCTATTCTGTCGAATCTATGAAGTAAGACATTGATTTTGCAATAAGATCCAAAATATTCATTGCATAATAAGCTCCTTTGAAAAGCATTGGCGCACGTGTAAACGAGTTGCTCTACCGAACTGAGCTATAGCCCTTATCAGAGATATCTTAACATATAGATAATTTATTGTCAAGATGAATATTCTCTAATGCCAGAGGGTATCTCTTTAAATATGTATCTGTTTAGTATATAACATACCAATAAGGAAGCGTTATTGCTTAGAAAAGGGATTCGATATATAATCGATCGAAGTAATGGGTCTTCCTTTGTGATCATAAATTGCCTACTTAACTCAGTGGTTAGAGTATTGCTTTCATACGGCGGGAGTCATTGGTTCAAATCCAATAGTAGGTAGGTAGGTAGAAAAATTACTAGATAGCATTGGGCTTATTTCGCTTCGCTATCTAATAACTTTTTCTACCCCTCTTCCCTTTATCTTTGTATCAACTATAAACCATTGGATTGTCTTCAATTGGATGGGGGAATCCAATTGACAGCCTCGATTCGTATCCTAGCTCGTCTGAGAGCTAGTTTCGCTTCAACCAATTCTTTCGTACCCTCAGCTTTACTCAAGTTATCTTCGGCTATTTTAAGTGCCTGTTGAGCTTCTTCCGGATCAATATCACTACCCAGTTCCGCATCATTTCCTAAAATAATGATCTCATTATTAACTATTCTCGCAAAACCGCTCCACAGAACCGCCGTTAACCATTGGTCGTTGAGGAGGCGTATTCTCAAAGGACCCATATCTACTGCTGTGTTAATGGGGGCATGGTTTGGTAATACCCCAATTTGACCACTATTAGTGGATAAAATGATTTCTTTCACTTCACAATCCCAAATAATTCGCTTAGGAGTCAGTACATAAAGATTTAATTTCATTTCTTCGATTTGTTCTCCTCTTCTAAGGTTATAGCTTTCGTGCTAGCTTCATCGATGTTACCCACCAAATAAAAAGCCTGCTCGGGTAGGCCATCTAATTCTCCGGAAAGGATTAGTTGAAATCCCCTAATTGTTTCTGCAAGACCAACATACTTTCCTGCAGAACCAGTAAAAACTTCTGCTACAAAGAACGGTTGTGATAAGAAACGCTCAATTTTTCGCGCTCTTGCTACAGTTAAACGATCCTCCTCCGATAATTCATCCAATCCAAGAATTGCGATAATGTCCTGAAGTTCCTTGTAACGTTGTAAAGTTTCCTTAACTCTTTGCGCAGTTTCATAATGTTCGTTGCCAACGATCCGAGGCTGTAACATAGTTGAGGTTGAATCTAAAGGATCTACTGCTGGATAAATACCCTTGGAAGCTAATCCTCTGGAAAGTACGGTAGTAGCATCCAAATGGGCAAATGTTGTGGCAGGAGCAGGGTCAGTCAAATCGTCCGCAGGTACATAAACCGCTTGGATCGAAGTTATAGATCCCTTTTTAGTAGAAGCAATTCTTTCTTGCAAAGAACCCATTTCTGTACTAAGAGTAGGTTGATAACCCACCGCGGAGGGCATTCTCCCTAATAAAGCGGATACCTCCGATCCTGCTTGAACAAAACGAAAGATATTATCGATGAATAAAAGCACGTCTTGCTTATTAACATCTCGGAAATATTCCGCCATAGTTAGGGCAGTTAAACCAACTCTCATACGAGCTCCCGGTGGTTCATTCATTTGGCCATAGACTAGAGCTACCTTTGATTCCTCAATATTTTTTTCATTAATTACTCCGGATTCCCTCATTTCCATATAAAGATCATTTCCTTCACGAGTCCGTTCCCCTACTCCACCAAATACGGATACGCCCCCATGAGCTTTAGCAATGTTGTTGATTAATTCCATGATGAGTACTGTTTTACCTACTCCAGCCCCCCCAAATAGTCCTATTTTTCCTCCACGTCGATAAGGAGCTAAAAGATCGACGACCTTAATACCTGTTTCAAAGATGGATAATTTCGTATCTAACTCGATAAAGGCAGGCGCAGATCTATGAATAGGGAACGTTGCACTACTATCTACAGGACCCAAATTGTCAACAGGCTCCCCAAGAACGTTGAAAATTCGCCCGAGAGTAGCTCCGCCGACCGGAACACTGAGAGGAGCTCCTGTGTCAATCACTTCCATTCCTCTCATCAACCCATCTGTAGCACTCATAGCTACAGCTCTAACTCGATTATTTCCTAATAATTGTTGTACCTCACAAGTCACATTAATTTGCTTATCGGCAGTGTCTCTACTCTGGACTACCAAAGCGTTATAAATATAAGGTAACTTACCGGGGGGAAAAGTGACGTCCAGCACGGGTCCAATAATTTGATCGATACGGCCTGTACTTTTTTCTTCAATTGGGGAAACCCCGGGACGAGAAGTAGTAGGATTGGTTCTCATAATTATCACATAATAAAAAAAAAGGAATTTGTCGAAATTTTTATTTTTTTCTTGTTGAATAATACCAAATCCAAAAAAATATCCAAAAATCCAAAAGTAAAAAGGAAATCAATTAGTTAATTCAATAAGAGAAAAAAGGGGAACAGGACTTGATTTCGTTGCCCAAGCGAATCCCTTTCAACCCTTTACTCATGGAATGAGGCCGTTGGAAAGTTCAATCAATCTTTTTTTCATAAGATAGATTTTTCCTTTTGTAGAGGATCTGTGCCTACTCTACTTTCCTATCTAGGACTTCGCTATACAAAATATATACTACTGTGAAGCATAGATTGCTGTCAACAGAAAATTTTCTTAGTATTTAGTTAGGTATTTCTTTTCAAAATAAGAAAGGGGCCCTTTAATAATTTGTAAAAAAAAAGGTTAAGGATTGATTTGGGTTGCGCTATATCTATCAAAGAGTATACAATAATGATGGATTTGTTAAATCAAATCCTTGGTTTAATAACGAACGGTGTTAACTTACCATAACAACAACTCAATTCCTATCGAATTCCTATAGTGAAATTCCTATAGGATAGAACATACACAGGGTATACGCATTATATATGAATGAAAAATATTAATTAACTTAAGCATGCCCTCAATTTTCTGTAATGAGTTGCTATTAATTGAATATCTCTTTTTTTTTATGAGATTTTTGCTAAAGTTTCATTTACGCCTAATTCACATCGAGTAGACCTTGTTATTGTGAGAATTCTTAATTCAAGAGTTGTAGG harbors:
- the atpE gene encoding ATP synthase CF1 epsilon subunit, with the protein product MKLNLYVLTPKRIIWDCEVKEIILSTNSGQIGVLPNHAPINTAVDMGPLRIRLLNDQWLTAVLWSGFARIVNNEIIILGNDAELGSDIDPEEAQQALKIAEDNLSKAEGTKELVEAKLALRRARIRIEAVNWIPPSN
- the atpB gene encoding ATP synthase CF1 beta subunit, with product MRTNPTTSRPGVSPIEEKSTGRIDQIIGPVLDVTFPPGKLPYIYNALVVQSRDTADKQINVTCEVQQLLGNNRVRAVAMSATDGLMRGMEVIDTGAPLSVPVGGATLGRIFNVLGEPVDNLGPVDSSATFPIHRSAPAFIELDTKLSIFETGIKVVDLLAPYRRGGKIGLFGGAGVGKTVLIMELINNIAKAHGGVSVFGGVGERTREGNDLYMEMRESGVINEKNIEESKVALVYGQMNEPPGARMRVGLTALTMAEYFRDVNKQDVLLFIDNIFRFVQAGSEVSALLGRMPSAVGYQPTLSTEMGSLQERIASTKKGSITSIQAVYVPADDLTDPAPATTFAHLDATTVLSRGLASKGIYPAVDPLDSTSTMLQPRIVGNEHYETAQRVKETLQRYKELQDIIAILGLDELSEEDRLTVARARKIERFLSQPFFVAEVFTGSAGKYVGLAETIRGFQLILSGELDGLPEQAFYLVGNIDEASTKAITLEEENKSKK